A single region of the Lysinibacillus sp. B2A1 genome encodes:
- the xth gene encoding exodeoxyribonuclease III, producing the protein MKFISWNVNGIRACIGKGFLDFFNSMDADFFCIQETKCQAGQVELSLEGYEQYWNYAQKKGYSGTAIFTKHTPLSVHYGVGEDVSQDEGRIITLEYEGFYLVNVYTPNAQRDLARLSLRLEWESRLALYLQELNAKKPIVYCGDLNVAHMEIDLKNAKSNIGNSGFTYEERAKMTELLASGFIDSFRHLHPDTTDHYTWWSYMNKVRERNIGWRIDYFIVSERLKDSIEEAIIHAHILGSDHCPIELQLRI; encoded by the coding sequence ATGAAATTTATTTCTTGGAATGTCAATGGAATCAGAGCCTGTATAGGCAAAGGTTTTTTAGATTTTTTCAATAGCATGGATGCTGATTTTTTCTGTATTCAAGAAACGAAGTGTCAGGCAGGACAAGTGGAGCTTTCTCTTGAAGGATATGAGCAGTATTGGAACTACGCACAGAAGAAAGGCTACTCAGGGACTGCTATCTTTACAAAGCATACGCCACTTTCTGTACATTATGGTGTAGGTGAAGATGTTTCTCAGGATGAAGGGAGAATTATTACGTTAGAGTATGAAGGTTTTTACCTAGTAAATGTCTATACACCAAACGCTCAGCGAGATTTAGCTCGATTATCTCTGCGTTTAGAGTGGGAGAGTCGGTTAGCTTTATATTTACAGGAGCTGAATGCCAAGAAGCCTATTGTATACTGCGGAGACTTAAATGTTGCACATATGGAAATTGATTTAAAAAATGCAAAATCGAATATCGGAAATTCTGGTTTTACATATGAAGAACGCGCCAAAATGACAGAACTTTTAGCAAGTGGCTTTATCGATTCCTTCCGTCACCTACATCCGGATACAACAGACCACTATACCTGGTGGTCTTATATGAATAAAGTACGTGAACGCAATATTGGCTGGCGCATTGATTATTTTATTGTTTCTGAGAGATTAAAAGACAGCATAGAAGAGGCGATTATTCATGCGCACATTTTAGGAAGTGACCATTGTCCAATCGAATTACAGCTTCGTATATAG
- the murB gene encoding UDP-N-acetylmuramate dehydrogenase (catalyzes the reduction of UDP-N-acetylglucosamine enolpyruvate to form UDP-N-acetylmuramate in peptidoglycan biosynthesis) — MTKEQWASDLAQSVNPANIKLNESLQQYTMTKLGGKADVFVLPETEEEAISVIRYAHINNIPLLMLGNGSNMVVRDGGHRGIVVTFSYLDEIHIADNHVYAQSGALIKDVSKLAAAATLTGFEFACGIPGSIGGAMAMNAGAYGGEIKDIIISSKVLTKEGDVLILNKEELELGYRKSIIAKKGFYVLSSEFQLAKGVQEEIDAKIADLTLQRESKQPLEYPSAGSVFKRPPGHFAGKLIQDSGLQGKGVGDAEVSTKHAGFIVNKGNATASDYIATIQMVQRVVKEKFGIDLETEVKIVGDDL, encoded by the coding sequence ATGACAAAAGAACAATGGGCATCGGATTTAGCACAAAGCGTAAATCCAGCCAATATTAAATTAAATGAATCATTACAGCAATATACGATGACTAAATTAGGCGGTAAGGCAGATGTTTTTGTTTTACCTGAAACAGAAGAAGAAGCGATATCAGTTATTCGCTATGCACACATAAATAATATTCCATTATTAATGTTAGGTAATGGGTCCAATATGGTTGTTCGTGATGGCGGACATCGAGGGATTGTAGTTACATTTTCATATTTAGATGAAATTCATATAGCTGATAACCATGTTTACGCGCAAAGCGGTGCACTCATAAAAGATGTATCTAAATTAGCTGCTGCTGCCACTTTAACAGGCTTTGAATTTGCTTGTGGGATTCCAGGCTCAATTGGTGGAGCGATGGCTATGAATGCAGGAGCCTATGGTGGAGAAATTAAGGATATTATTATTTCCTCTAAAGTGTTAACTAAAGAAGGAGATGTTTTAATACTAAACAAAGAAGAGCTTGAACTAGGCTACCGTAAAAGTATTATTGCTAAAAAGGGTTTCTATGTACTGTCATCTGAATTTCAGTTAGCTAAAGGCGTACAGGAAGAAATTGATGCTAAAATTGCAGATTTAACACTCCAACGAGAATCTAAGCAACCATTAGAATACCCATCTGCAGGAAGTGTCTTTAAGCGCCCTCCAGGTCACTTTGCAGGTAAGCTCATTCAAGATAGCGGCTTACAAGGAAAGGGTGTAGGTGATGCAGAGGTTTCAACGAAGCATGCAGGCTTTATTGTTAATAAAGGCAATGCCACAGCTTCTGATTATATCGCAACAATCCAAATGGTACAGAGAGTAGTTAAGGAAAAGTTCGGTATTGATTTGGAGACAGAAGTAAAAATAGTTGGTGATGACTTATAG
- a CDS encoding transcriptional regulator, whose product MNETTLCPRLAKAMDLIGKRWTGLILYQLLDGPQRFNEIESALPVSGRLLSERLKELEKEGLVERKVYSEVPVRVEYSLTDKGKALEGAIRNIESWATSWL is encoded by the coding sequence ATGAATGAGACGACTTTATGTCCTCGTTTAGCTAAAGCAATGGATTTAATTGGAAAACGCTGGACAGGGCTAATTTTATATCAACTATTAGATGGACCACAACGATTTAATGAAATTGAGTCTGCATTACCAGTAAGTGGTCGTTTGTTATCAGAACGCTTAAAGGAGCTAGAAAAAGAAGGGCTTGTGGAGCGAAAAGTGTATTCAGAAGTACCAGTACGTGTTGAGTATTCGTTAACAGATAAGGGTAAGGCGTTAGAAGGAGCTATTCGTAATATTGAATCATGGGCAACAAGCTGGCTTTAA
- a CDS encoding DUF2500 domain-containing protein: MLWFNDFSFVSIFISIIFLIVIGGIVFTVFNSILQWSKNNNSPVLTVPAKVVTKRSNTSGGSGNTSAQTSYYVTFEVQSGDRLELKMNGRDFGLLADGDFGLLTFQGTRYHTFERQNKKSSD, encoded by the coding sequence ATGCTTTGGTTTAATGATTTTTCATTTGTGTCTATTTTTATTTCAATAATCTTTTTAATTGTTATTGGAGGTATCGTGTTCACTGTTTTTAACAGCATTTTACAATGGTCAAAAAACAATAACTCACCTGTTTTAACAGTACCAGCTAAAGTCGTTACGAAACGATCCAATACAAGTGGAGGGTCTGGTAACACTAGTGCCCAGACATCCTATTATGTAACGTTTGAGGTACAAAGTGGTGATCGGCTAGAGCTAAAAATGAATGGTCGTGATTTTGGACTACTTGCAGATGGCGACTTTGGATTACTAACGTTCCAAGGCACACGTTATCATACATTTGAACGGCAAAATAAGAAGAGCAGCGATTAA
- a CDS encoding bifunctional 2',3'-cyclic-nucleotide 2'-phosphodiesterase/3'-nucleotidase, producing MNKKLITKFLSMLLLLITLLPFELSANAASNDVTRGDYVKELVEKLNIELDDGSKLSFTDVPKDLAPYVEKAVELNLIKGKSVTSFAPDDKLTRQQAFVISARGLVNENASLSVLDKFKDADLIAMTHKQDLANAVAANILQGFDDNTIRPRDYVTFEQMQSIVERFAAEYKLPTAKTTMDLQILGTTDIHTNLANYNYYLDAESADVGLANTAALIEQARAENPNTLLFDNGDLIQGTPLGSYKALENVLQPGEVHPAIAALNALKYDSGTLGNHEFNYGLAFLDEVLNDAQYPVVNANTYDAKTKKHMYTPYVILDKEVVDHTGKKHTIKIGVTGIVPTKIVEWDAIHLAGKVAMQEPVEAIKEVVPEMQKAGADVIVVLSHSGIGEDTYVEGAENVGYQIADIEGIDALITGHSHLTFPGDYKDLKNVDQEKGTINGVPTVMAGSYGSHLGVIDLKLELQGSKWVVVDGQGSIHSIKKEGLQPSNIVLNAIKEAHEGTLKYIRQPVGETTAPIHSYFSMVQDDSSIQIVTQAQKWFIEKELKGTADEKTPLLSAGAPFKAGSRNNPADYTNIPVGPLAIKNMADIYHYDNTVATIKVTGAQAIEWLEMAAGIFATIDPNKTEEQNIIDPEARSYNFDVLDGLTYQIDVTSPAKYDRRGNLTDEKANRIKNVQYAGKPIDLKQDFIIITNNYRVGGSYGATFKNANGSNVTNYAYENRQAVVDYIMDNKIINPAADNNWSFVPFPTNTKVIYQTAKDAQKVIPAGSSIKYLGDTVGGFGKYLIQ from the coding sequence ATGAATAAGAAATTAATTACTAAATTCTTATCGATGTTACTTCTTCTAATCACGTTGCTACCATTTGAACTGTCTGCAAATGCAGCATCGAACGACGTGACACGAGGAGACTACGTGAAAGAATTAGTAGAAAAATTAAACATTGAGCTAGATGATGGTTCTAAACTGTCTTTCACGGATGTTCCAAAGGATTTAGCCCCTTATGTGGAAAAAGCAGTAGAGCTGAATTTGATTAAAGGTAAAAGTGTCACATCGTTTGCACCAGATGATAAATTAACACGTCAACAAGCTTTTGTTATATCTGCCCGTGGACTAGTTAATGAAAACGCATCACTTTCGGTGTTGGATAAATTCAAGGATGCCGATTTAATTGCTATGACACATAAGCAAGATTTAGCAAATGCTGTTGCAGCAAATATTTTACAAGGCTTTGATGATAACACAATTCGCCCTCGTGACTATGTGACTTTCGAGCAAATGCAAAGTATTGTGGAACGTTTTGCAGCTGAATATAAATTACCAACAGCTAAAACTACAATGGATCTACAAATTTTAGGAACGACAGATATCCATACGAACCTTGCTAATTATAATTATTACTTAGATGCTGAATCAGCTGATGTAGGATTAGCGAATACTGCCGCATTAATTGAGCAAGCACGTGCTGAAAATCCAAACACATTATTGTTCGATAATGGCGATTTAATTCAGGGAACGCCATTAGGCTCTTATAAGGCGTTAGAAAATGTATTACAGCCTGGTGAAGTTCATCCAGCTATCGCAGCACTTAATGCATTGAAATATGATAGTGGTACATTAGGTAACCACGAATTCAACTACGGTTTAGCGTTTTTAGATGAGGTATTAAATGATGCACAATATCCAGTCGTAAATGCAAACACTTATGATGCAAAAACAAAAAAGCATATGTATACGCCTTATGTCATTTTAGATAAAGAGGTTGTAGATCATACAGGTAAAAAGCACACAATTAAAATAGGTGTGACAGGTATCGTCCCTACAAAAATTGTTGAGTGGGATGCCATTCATTTAGCGGGTAAAGTTGCTATGCAAGAACCTGTTGAAGCGATAAAAGAAGTTGTGCCAGAAATGCAAAAAGCAGGCGCAGATGTAATTGTTGTTCTTTCACATTCAGGTATTGGTGAAGATACGTATGTGGAGGGCGCGGAAAATGTTGGCTATCAAATTGCTGATATCGAAGGTATTGATGCTTTAATTACAGGTCACTCTCATTTAACCTTCCCAGGTGACTATAAGGATCTAAAAAATGTAGATCAAGAAAAAGGGACAATTAATGGAGTACCTACTGTTATGGCAGGTAGCTACGGTAGTCATCTTGGTGTTATTGATTTAAAGCTAGAGCTACAGGGCTCAAAATGGGTTGTTGTGGATGGACAAGGTTCTATTCACTCTATTAAAAAAGAGGGATTACAGCCTTCTAATATTGTTTTAAATGCAATTAAGGAAGCCCATGAAGGTACATTAAAGTATATTCGTCAACCTGTTGGTGAGACAACTGCTCCAATCCATAGTTACTTCTCTATGGTGCAAGATGATTCTTCCATTCAAATTGTTACACAGGCTCAAAAATGGTTTATTGAAAAGGAATTAAAAGGTACTGCTGATGAAAAGACACCACTGCTTTCTGCTGGTGCACCTTTCAAAGCAGGTTCTCGTAATAATCCTGCTGATTATACAAATATTCCTGTAGGTCCTCTTGCAATTAAAAATATGGCAGATATTTACCATTATGATAACACTGTTGCAACGATTAAAGTGACAGGTGCTCAAGCTATTGAATGGTTAGAGATGGCTGCAGGCATTTTTGCAACAATTGATCCAAATAAAACAGAAGAGCAAAATATTATCGATCCAGAGGCACGTTCTTATAATTTCGACGTGCTAGATGGTTTAACTTATCAAATTGATGTGACATCGCCAGCAAAATATGATCGTCGTGGTAATCTTACTGATGAAAAGGCAAATCGTATTAAGAATGTACAATATGCTGGTAAACCGATTGATTTAAAACAAGACTTCATTATTATTACAAACAATTACCGTGTTGGCGGCTCATATGGGGCGACATTTAAAAATGCTAATGGCTCTAATGTGACGAATTATGCGTATGAAAATCGTCAAGCTGTTGTTGATTACATTATGGACAATAAAATAATCAATCCTGCTGCTGACAATAACTGGTCGTTTGTACCATTCCCAACAAATACAAAGGTTATTTACCAAACTGCCAAGGATGCTCAAAAAGTTATCCCAGCAGGTAGCTCTATTAAATATTTGGGAGATACAGTGGGCGGCTTCGGTAAATATTTAATTCAATAA